One segment of Saprospiraceae bacterium DNA contains the following:
- a CDS encoding YqgE/AlgH family protein — translation MAANSLIKSGQILLAEPFMQDPYFRRAVVLLCEHHDEGTIGFILNKSIDMTMNELVSDFPPFEADIFYGGPVQTDTLHYVHNVGDLLEESVKVADGVWWGGDFEKLKFLITNGLITPDNIRFFVGYSGWTGGQLGEEMEYGSWVVAPMDANYIFKSKPGQLWSQVMYDKGDLYEIIADMPDMVSWN, via the coding sequence ATGGCAGCAAATTCATTGATTAAAAGCGGCCAAATCTTGCTGGCCGAACCCTTCATGCAAGACCCCTATTTCCGCCGCGCGGTCGTGTTGCTCTGCGAACACCACGATGAGGGCACCATAGGGTTTATTTTGAACAAAAGTATTGACATGACGATGAATGAATTGGTGAGCGATTTCCCACCCTTCGAGGCTGATATTTTTTACGGCGGCCCGGTCCAAACTGACACGCTGCACTACGTCCACAACGTCGGCGATTTGCTCGAGGAGAGCGTGAAAGTCGCCGACGGCGTGTGGTGGGGCGGCGACTTCGAAAAGCTCAAGTTTCTGATAACCAACGGTCTCATCACACCTGACAACATCCGCTTTTTTGTCGGCTATTCCGGCTGGACGGGCGGGCAACTGGGCGAGGAGATGGAGTACGGCTCATGGGTGGTGGCGCCGATGGATGCCAATTATATCTTCAAAAGCAAGCCCGGACAGTTGTGGAGCCAAGTGATGTACGACAAAGGCGACCTCTACGAAATCATAGCGGATATGCCGGATATGGTGAGTTGGAATTAG